AGTAATAGCaccttttgtgtctgtgttcGTAGAGATTGCTCAGGCTATGGACTCCAAGAACAGGAGTACTATATTAAGAATGACACtgaaaaaaacactttatatttaCCTCTGTATTTATCTATATGAAAACATTCAAGAAATAGATTCAGACTGAAATCATATTTCATATACTGTTTTGCAAGATGGGGGTACTGGTGGCAACGGCTTGAAGTTTAGGGAAAAATGTCTTAGAATaagaaatagatacatagatgctCACCTTGGGGTATCTATCAGCCTTCTTCCTTAAATTCCTTTATACTTTACAGTAGGCTAATAAAGGATTCTCATATATAATCACTGAACACATCATGTCATGAATCATGTAAAATCAGTGAACATGTCATGTCACCAAAGAGGTCATGGATACCAGGAAAGCAGCAGGAAGGTGAGAGGTTGGAAGTAAGGAGGCTGACTGTGAAATTGGAAAAGTCACTTCACTTTTCCATGCATGCCTGCTGCTGTCATGGGCTCCATTCTGCCCAGGTCCCAGCCTGGCCCCACAACTCCGCTCCCCGCAGCTCTGCACTGTCCGAGGCTCTGGCCTGCCCACAGTGTCCACTGCCATGTGGATGCTGTTACAGGACTTAGAGCCTGGGCCCGCGCATACTTGAGCTGTGGCTGGATCGATACATCACGCATACACAGTCTCCTGAATATCCttctgcttgtgcacatgctccaTTTCTCCATCAACTCTGATGAAACCCAAGAGCAAagataaattattaagaatttcaagacactGACATCAGAGCATTAAGCCAAGCATGGGGGCCTTTTTAGCACAGAGTCCTAAATGACGGTACAGGTTGCATACCAAGAAGCTGGCCCTGAAAGGAACTCTCAGGACCTTGTAAATGCACATGACTTTGTGATTTCACTTACTGGCTCTCTCCAAATCATCTTCTTGTATCCCGAAACCTCTGTTCTGATATATTTACCAAGGAACAAATCTTTAATGTTTGGGTAGATGATGATAAACATACAAGACTAAGAATGAAcagttaaaaatgggaaaagtcaGAAGAATCTGATGCcacagaaaccaagaaagaatttcaagaagaATAAAGTAACCAAGTGACACCAAGAGGTCATCAGTAAGATCAGGACTGAAAAATTTCCATGGACTTTGGCCACATGGAATTTACGTGATAATAGATCTTCATGATCTTAGGAACAAGctgttttaatagaaaaatgcAGGCAGAAGCTAAATCACAAGTGCATTGGGAAGTGAGTGGGAGTTGAAAAATGGACTCCTACAACCCACCTTATGCGGCCTGAGGATGAAGAGATAATCTAAGACAACCCTCAGGAATGACTGTGGCTACATGTATCAGGGAACATCTAGTTCTTTGTACATGTTGCTTCTCATTCATCTTTATCTCTGCTTatgataatttaattataataaatatcatGTATTGGGAATCTACTACGTGTTAGGCTAGCGCTGAGCACATAATACCCATTTATCTGTAATTCTGCAACAACCTTGTATgctatttctctcattttccaaatgaagaaatagaCTCAAGAGTACACATGACTTGTTTAAGTTCACACAGCGATTGCCAGAGATGGTGTTCAAACTTGATCCTGAGTCCCTCCTCCTTCACTATCATAGTCCCTGCTGCTTTGAGCCACTCTTTCTTTTCTATGACATGTAAGGAGTCCCAGGGAAGAGGATCAGGTAGTTTGTAATCCTTTGTTGCCTCTTACTCATTAATctcaatacatttcatattttggACACCTCAGATTGGATAAATATTGTTCAATACATTCTATTGCAATTTGCTGAACATTTTGCTTGGACTTTGAACACACAAATTTCTTGACATAGCAACTTGGTCAACAAAAATTCATAATATGGGAAAGTCCCACCCAACCTATCAGAACCATATTAGTCACACCTTTGTAAATGTGCCACACTACTTTCTGCCCTCATTAATAGTCACCTTTCTTGATGAGAATTGACCACCACCCTGGTCCAAGTCTCCACCATTTCTTATCTGTATCATTACAATAGTCACTAACAAGTCTGCTTCTGCCTTTGGTCTCAATCAAACAGCCACGAATGAGACTTCAGAACTATAGGTCTGATCATGTAATCTCTCCAAAACTTTCTGTTGGCTCCCTGTTTCactcagagggaaaaaacaaaattctaacaATAGCTGATAAAGCCTCCTTACTACCTGGACTCTTCCCTTACTGCCATCCCCCTTGCTCACCCTGCTGGAGTCACACTAACTCCTTGTTGTCCTTTCTCCCAATGCTGTTTTACCTCTCCCTGATTTTTTGCCTTCGAGGTCTGGGgttcttttctaaaacttttttgtttCAAGAACTAATTTGAACTTgttaaaaaattgaggtataattcacataccataaaatttactcttttaaagtatacaattcaagggcacctgtgtggctcccaactttggctcaggtcatgatcttgcagtccatgggtttgagcactgcatcaagctctgtgctgacagctcagagcctggagcctgctttggattctgtgtctccctctttctctgcccctcccatgcttgtgctctgtctctctgtcaaaaataaacactaagaaaaataaagtgtacaattctgtggtttgagtatattcacaaagttgtgcaaccagtACTgttatctaattccagaacattttcatcactccccaAGAAAACTCAATAGCCTTTATCCATCACTCCCCATTCCCATCTCCCCCAGTCCAGAGCAACcatcaatctactttctgtctctatgatttctCCTATTGTGGACATTTTATATAGACAGAATCATACAATCCAATATGACATTTTTACATACCATGATATTTTCAATGTTCAACCATGCTGTAGGATGTACCAAAACATGTTTTAATGGTTGACTATTACCCTGTGTGGCTATACCACATTTAgcttatctgttcatcagtttatagatatttggtttgtttctactttttgagccttatgaataatgctgccctGAACTTCTGTATATAGTTTTTGTatacttgttttcaattcttttgggtatacacctaagaatggaattgctaggtcatgaGGTAGTTCTATAtctaacattttgaggaattaCAAAACTGTTTTTTagagtggctgaaccattttacattcctaccagcattGTATGAGGGGtctaatttctctacatctttgtcaACCCTTGTTATTgtgcaactttttattttagccattttggtgggggtgaagtggtatcttactgtggtttttatttacatttctctaatgactaatgatttgagtgtattttcatatgcttattgactACTTAtacatttcctttggataaaaatCTATTTGAATGCTTTGCCCTTTTGAAACTGGGTTGTCTCTTGTTGAgttgtaagacttttttttttttttaatatattctggatattaaaccattgtcagatatatgatttgcaaatattttttcccattccatagattatcttttttctttctcagtggtATTCTTTGatatacaaaagttttaaattttgatgaggccaatttatctgttttttttttttgattgtttgtaCTTTATGTATGTTTCTTTATCTAAGAAACTGTTGCCTGTTTACCCCTAtgatttcttctaattttatagttttagatcttacatttaggtctttggttcattttggcttaatttttgtatatggtatgaggtaggagttcactttcattcttttgtatgtagaagactagttgtcccagcaccatttgttgaaaagactattctttccctaaTATACTGCCTTGGCACCTCAgttgaaaatcaattaaccacTAGtgagtggatttatttctggatgtTCAATTCTATTCTATTCACCTGTATGTCTCTCCTTATGCCTGTACCACACATtattgattactgtagctttatagtacaTTTTCAAATCAGTAAGTGTGAGTCCCTTGTATTTCCTCTTTAAGATTGTTATGATTATTCAGGGTCctttgcaattccatatgaattctaAGAttagattttccatttctgtaaaaaagaccattggtattttgataggaatacAGTCACCCGGTAGATTGTTTTGAGTGGTACTGCCATCTTTAACAATATTGTTTCAATTCGTGAACACAGAATGcctatttatttagattttctttaatttccttcagcaaGGGTTTGTTAGTCTTTAGTTACAAGGCTTATACATCTTTGATTAAGcttattctttattcttaagtattttattctttttgatgctattgtaatgttattttttaatttaattttcaaactgtTCATTGCTATtgtgtagaaatacaattgacttttgCATGTTGATCTTATATTTTACAATCTTGCTGAATTTGATTATTACTTCTAAAAGAGTTTTTGGGGAGTGGGTTTTTTgagctggggtggctcagttggttgagcatctgacttcagctcaggttgtgatctcacggttcacaacttcaagccccacatagggctctgtgctgacagctcagagcctggagcctgcttctggttctgtgtgtgtgtctctctctgcccctcccctgctcatgctctctctctctcaaaaatacataaatattaaaaaatttaaaaacataagagagtTTTTTTGTGTGCAGAAGGGGCTCTTAAGGATTTATTGGTATATGAGATCATGTTATATGCAAATGAAGATAGcttaattcttcttttctaatttggatgactttttatCTCATCTTCTTGCCTAATTCTCCTGGCTACAACCTCCAGTACAGTATTGAATCAAAGTATAAGCGTACACGTTCTTGTTTTATTCATGagattggtggtggtggtggtggggggggggcatccagTCTTTTGCCATTAAATATGATGCTAGCTGTGAGTTTTTGTAGATTCCCTTTATGAGGTTGGGGAAGTTCGCTTTTATTACCAATTGGTTGGTTGGagtctgtcaaatgcttttctgcatttagtgagatgatcatgtgttttgttttattttgttttttgggcttttaaaaaaaatttattaatatggtgtattacaTGAATTGGTATTTGAATGTTGTGCTGGCTTTGCATTCCTGggttaaatcccacttggtcctgGGATGTAATTCAGGATGTTttatgttgctggatttggtttgtcagtttattgttgagaatttttcacCTATATTCATTAGAgagattggtctgtagtttttttctataattttttttttcaacgtttatttatttttgggacagagagagacagagcatgaacgggggaggggcagagagagagggagacacagaattggaaacaggctccaggctccgagccatcatcagcccagagcccgacgcggggctcgaactcacagaccgcgagatcgtgacctggctgaagtcggacgcccaacggactgcgccacccaggcgctcctgtagtttttttttcttataatatctttGGTTAGGGTATTGGAGTAatactggccttgtagaatgagttgggaagtcttccctcctcttctatagTTTTTGAGGTATTGGTGTTAACtctaaatgtttggaagaattcaccaGCGAAGATACCTGTTCcagggctgtttttttttttttttttttttttttttttaaatgtttatttttgagagggagagagagacgacagagtgtgagtggaggaggggcagagagacagggagacaaaatctgaagcaggttccaggctgtgagctgtcaacacagagcctgacttggggctggaactcacaagctgcgagatcctgacctgagctgaagtctgatgcttaaccatgcttaaccgactggcgCCCCTCAGGGCTTTTctttgtgaaacattttttttttttattataacttcAATTGCTTTACTTGTTAtaagtctattcaaattttctttctttttgaatcagtTTGGGTAAGCTAAGGTCTTaagaggaatttgtccatttaatcTATCATGTGAAGATTTATCTACTATAATTCCACACACTAATGgttagaaaaaattagaaaaatgaagaattacGATTTATCTTGAATAAAGAGccaaatatttgacttttttacCTTAAGTGCCCTGGAAGAATCTAATGTCACTTTGATAATAAGGGATTTGAGAACTCTTGAAGAAATTTTTATGCAAAGTAGAAATGTAAAACATTCCTAAATGGTATGCCCTAAGAGGAAGATTAGAAAATTGTCAAAAGAGGCCCTTGCATTTGTGAGTTCAGCGTGAATTCAGTCTATtagtgaataaaacatttttcctgaataaacattataattattttttaaaagttactgatGGGATACCAAAGAAATGAGATTCTAGACTGAACTCTTTTCTGAGATCTGGGCAATTCATGTTCATTGAattagtcccccccccccccccccccattttctgtagaaaacaaaaataaatgatgagtTATAAAGTAATTCCTCCTCAAAATTCAAATTGGTAGCAATGTTAATAATAGTCAATTTTATATCAAAAAAGAAAGcttaaagtaattttaatgtaGAAATGTTTTCATACATTCTGTTTTTAACCACTTTAGGCAAATTGTTTTATactagtatatatgtatatttgttttttggatggtatgtcactgtttctttttaatatcttttttttttttttggtcttaagaTAGGGTATTCATTTGAAtctatttagtttaaaaaatcagtatttaaGTGAGATTAATCACTTTTTCATTCTATCTCTGTTTATCTTGCCTCAATTAACcttttatcaatatataattatttagtattaaaaaaaatggactttaCCGGGGATTTTGTTACATAGATATTACAAGTCTCTCTTCTGTCTGGTATAcccaggcatttttaaaaatatatttaagttgtaTATAGAGAAAGAGATGACAACTGTGCTTGAATGATATAACATAAACATATTGCATAATCATGTAATAAACTTACCACATTGTTGGCTGCACAGTCTAATTATAGGCATATGACTTGAGGTAAAAAATCAATTCATCCCGAATTCATATATCACAAAGGATTCACTGTGGCTGAGGTGTCACTGCAAGTGGGAAAGTAGGAAGATGAGGCTTTTCAGGTACTCAGTGAGgagttcagatttttattttctgggagaTGGAGAACCATGGGTGGATTCTGGTGAGTGATGAGATGTGGTCATTTGCAGGGACACCTCCCTCTCGGAGCTCTGTGGAGGTAGACTTGGTCAGGCAACTCTTGTCTTTTCAAGAAGGACACCCTTAATCTCGTGGTGGACTTTTTGAGAAGTTGGTCACAGGGTCATTTTGCAAAACTTTTCCATCCAGACCTGAAAATTAAAGTTATTCCAGTGAGAATCTAGAGCACAGTCTAGGTCATATTACATAAACCATGTTGGACTTTGAAAAATGGGATGTcctatttttatacattgctaaTAAAAACAAGCTTATGACTGCTCTCTGAAAATTCTAGGCAATACCCCAGCCTTTCGTTGTTTTAGTTTCtagtacatttatattaaaatgttctgtttttagAATGGTTCACAGTGAGGGGCACCACTTAATTTACTTTATCTTTTGCATCCTGTAATGTAATAAATGTCTGTATTTCCACATAGCTTTTTCATCTCCTCTTTATGACCCCTCCACTGTGGAAAGGTATcactattctcattttaaaattcaagaggCTGATACTCAGGTTAAGCAACTTGGCCTTCATTACAGAAATAGCAGAGTTGGAATTTGAAGCcaggtctttctgactccaaagtgTTTTTCCCCCAGTAGATTACCCTCTCTCCTTGATAGAACTTGTCTAATTGCAATGCCGTTTTTCCTCTGTACACCCCCTTTCCTAAACATTTTCTCCATGTTGCCTGAAGGCATTGGGTGAATTAAAAATCTGCCCATCTCTGGGTTAGGATAGCTCAACTTCTTTAATTGTTTAGCTTATGTAGCCTGTTACTTCCTCCATGATAACAGGATAAAGAAGAGCCAGGGGAGATCTGTTCTCCAACACCTTACATCACTCTGCAGACAATTGGCAGTCAGGAGAGAGGCAGCTGCCACACTCTTCAGATATCTATTTAAAGTTCAAAGAGACGGTGCGTGACAACAACGAAGAGGTGAGTGTGGCCCTGACCAACCCACCCAGCAACAGGAAGAATGGCTGAAAAAGGTAAGATTTAAGGCATCAGACCCTCTTGGTAAGACAGGCCCAAGCTCCCTGGTTTGTTTTATGTTCCCCAGTATTTAGTATTTCTCAGTTATTCTTAAGAATGTGGTATCTCTGCTAAATGGGCATTCATCATATATGTTAGCATGGCTACGAAAAAAGCCATTCAATGTACAATTTATGGATTATGTCTGTACGTTACATGTAGTTTCAAAGGATCAAACAGAAGAGCTTAATTTGTTCATGCTTGTTTTGAAAGAGGTGGGAGTCAGTTATTCTCGAGTGTTATACAAGATTCGAGGTATTGTGGTGTGCTGGACCAGAATTGAGGACATTTGATTCTGTCCTCAATTCATGGCTGTCCACAGATCAGCCATGTGAGTTTGGGGAAGCTCCGCTAGCTCTCTGGGCCTGCctctaaagtgaaaataaataaaatggacttaGTCATTTCTGATATGCTTCAGAtctgaatttcttattttctggttttaaaatgtgtgttatatttaagaaaaatgattgACTCTACTATGACAGAAGGGGCTGAATATATATTGTTTccaagaaatgctttttttttttttcaacgtttatttatttttgggacagagagagacagagcatgaatgggggaggggcagagagagagggagacacagaattggaaacaggctccaggctccgagccatcatcagcccagagcccgacgcggggctcgaactcacggaccgcaagatcgtgacctggctgaagtcggacgcccaaccgactgcgccacccaggcgcccccccaagaAATGCTTTTTTACACTACACTGTTTGCTCTTAATCTGGACAATGATCTCATGAGATAGGCAGTATtgtcttcatttccattttacagataaggaaactgaggcatggccGAGTATAGCCACTTGCCTGTGATCATAGAAAGTGGTGACAGCAGATTCTGAATGCAGACAGTCTTGTTTCAGAGCACAGTGCCCTTAAGGATACTTCCAGGTATAACCTCTTGGGCATGCTCAGAATTGGACGGAGAGAAGCATTTTGAAATCactcttcatatttaaaaagaagttttgtgCTTGTTTGTGCCATAATATAAGTGACCTATGCAAAGTATATTGTGTTCCTATATATTCCTATTTCAAAACAATGCTACAGATTAtggtaaaacttaaaatattcatgttaaaagaacacaaatgcaGGCATACTCTGAGTGTTGAAATGCAGTCAACTGTACTGTTTTACAATCAGTAGTAAATAATGAGATATATACTTTTAGGgctttattatatgtaaattttagaatcgtACAAAAATATGCTTgtataagatatttataaatgctcAATTAGAATATTCgtattaatttttaagttctttgaaaCTGGGAAAAAAGTGAAATCGCATATATGAACAGTTCAAAAAAGTTACTGCTATGTACTCCCACTGTAATGGCACCTTAATTCATAAAAAGGCTTTCATCCAAATGAGAGTAAAGGGCATATCACAATGTTCGCTTTATACTTAAAGCAATACCACAGGCAGGTAAAGACAAAGGTTTTTCCATGAGTGGTTAATGCTTTGTTCAAGGTCAAAGCGAGATGGAGAAGCAAGGAAAACCCGTTGAATTTGTGAGAGTTAAAAGACATGCCAACATTCCTGGAAAGATAgatttaaactattaaaattcaCTTTAACTGCACAAAGTTTGCTTTTATTAGAGGAGCTCCTAATTTTAGAAGTGTTTCTTTTCCTGATAATTTTaatagtacttaaaaaaaaaacttcacattttaaaatgatagaaatggtAACAGGCACACAATTGCTAAGAATATGCGTTCTCTTTGTTAGCTGGTGGTACAAAACCCAATTGTGCTTTTCAGTTAAGAATATATCTGAGTCCTTAATGTGTGGACATTAATTCTATATGATGTCTTTTTGTGCTCTTTTTGAATCTTTTTGTGTGGTGTGCATGtacaatgaatatttaaaaaatgataattttataaattgCTTTCTTCAGATTAGAGTTCAAAATAGACACAGGAGTAATCATTGTTCTAAATGTCTTTTATGTGTGTTGGATCAGTGTTGGTTGCTCTATTGAATATGTTAAGAAAATAGAATCTCTTTTCTCTAGTTGAGAATGATTATATAAGGtataatgcttttcttttcctatgatACTTAGGATTAAAGTCAGCTATGAAGGCTAACAACAATTTTCAATAACTTTCCCTATATTATGATTATTTAGTTTAGGAGGAATTGCCTCAAAAGTCATTTTCGATGGTTTCTATGTAAACAGCTGCTGTGTTCTTGAACAAATGCAGGGATGTGTTCTGTGTACCCtaggcacacacacaggaaggTTAGAGTTTGCAAAGCTCTTGCACATGCACAGTATCATTTGATCCTCTCAACAACTCAGGGAGGTAGATACCACAAGTTTCATTATCTCTACAAATAGGGAAGTTCAAGCTCAGAGTTGCCCAAGGTCGCATAACTGTAAAAGGAAAGCCTATCATTTGAACACAggtctttccttttaaataccCAGCCGAGTCTCATGTACCCTTTGTAAAACAGAAGATAATAATCATGTCTGAGAGTGACTGaagagtgtatttttttttcctcttgatatTATCAGATTCCATttattctctcaaataaattctCTATCTTCAGAAGATATGATGCCAAAACGACCTAcctactctgttttcttttctttatttttaaccagAATCTACACTATCACACCTTCTGGTCCCTATTCTTCTCTTGATTGGCTGGATTGTGGGCTGCATCATAATGGTTTATGTTGTCTTCTCTTAGAAAGGTAAAGTTTTCAATAATTGAATATGTTTATTCATAAAGACCATACGTTACTCCAGGAATAATCTTTTCTGTTTTACTAATGGAACATTTTATCATACAGGCAAGAAGACTTCAGATTGACTTCATTtagaagaattaagaaaaacatgAACATGACAGATTATTAAACATTTCTCATGTAAATAAACTGCAATGTTTGACATCACTTTCTAACCTTGGATTTGTAACCTGTTACTTTGGTGTACATATGAATCTTTTTAggaccttttaaaaattccaactACAAATAAGAACTGTAAGAAATTATGGATGAATTTCTCTATAACCTGGGAATAGGAAAAATGTTCCAAACTTTGACTAAAAATGCATAACCAATAGGGAAAAGTttgataaattacattaaaaattttgggggggtgcccaccaaaaaaaaaaccctatagaAAAAATGAGCTAGAGATGAATAGAGATCGTTGTTCACAGAAAATAAGCTGTAAATATaaacttccccttcccctcttgctcaTGATAAAAGAAGTGTAATTAAAACCGCACTGGAGAACCATCGCTCACCTCGTAGCTGGGACAAAACAAAGATGTTTGACTTTATATATGTGGGGAATAAAACACGCTCATATACTgcctttagaaattaaaaatggtacaGAATTTTTAGAGGTGTTTGACAGTCAATATCTATCAGAATTAAGTATGTATTTAACTTCTGACTCAGCCATTCCTTTTCTAAGAATATTGCATTTCCCACAGATGCACACTGGTAAAAGTGCAAAATGGCATCTGCACAGGCCTACTTATTAAGGCataatttgttatagcaaaaacctggaaacaagCCAAGGGTCCATTAACAGGGGGCTGACTAAATAAACTGAGTTCTAGCTACATAATGTGTTACTTGGACGTCTGTGAAAACGAATGAAGGGAGTCTCTATATACTGATGTGATGTCATCCCCAAGTCAaagtgttgagtgaaaaaagccaggtACAGAATTATGTATTCTAcctttctataaaatggaggGGGCTGTATCAATATGCACATTCTTATTCAAGGGCTCAATATTCTTTTCTCCAGCACTTTAAAACAGAAGGTAACGTTTTAAAGGAGgaatagaaatgaatttttctatttttctatgtttCCACATCCAACCTGATCATTTTCTCAGAGAACAAAGAAAGCTTAGCGcagtaaaaaagaacaaaaattttgGAAGTCAGATTGCTTTATCCTAACTTGGGAGTCCTTTGAATAGTTAATTAATCTCTctaacctcagttttctcaactataaaaGAAGGATAATAATATTCTCATGGGATTGTTTTGAGGCCCACAATGTTTTCTAAACCTGCCTGATCTGAATTGACTGAGTCATTtgtgaaaaatacagattcttgaGCTCCTTCTCTAAGAGTTTATTTTGGTAGGTCTGGAGAAAGCctgttaaaaaaatcaattctccaggtgatttttattatcatagaagtttggaaaacacacttacagtgtatgtgtatatgtaggcATT
This genomic stretch from Acinonyx jubatus isolate Ajub_Pintada_27869175 chromosome C2, VMU_Ajub_asm_v1.0, whole genome shotgun sequence harbors:
- the STRIT1 gene encoding sarcoplasmic/endoplasmic reticulum calcium ATPase regulator DWORF — encoded protein: MAEKESTLSHLLVPILLLIGWIVGCIIMVYVVFS